In Desulfobacterales bacterium, a single genomic region encodes these proteins:
- the prmC gene encoding peptide chain release factor N(5)-glutamine methyltransferase, with amino-acid sequence MRVGELHHDLIGRLRRAMIPDPDLEAALLMGHVLGMSRTRLLLAADSAVAPAARAVIEQFLARRLGREPLAYILGEWEFWSLAFTVSPAVLIPRPETELLVEQVLAEYREQPEFSGPILDLGTGSGILAVVLAREFPRAMVYGVDRSPAALAIAAHNAQQHRVADRVRLLASSWGSGLAARPRFELIVANPPYVESRLLDPGMADQPGGLQREVVGHEPLLALNGGTKGMDCIERIAGELAGLLRPGGWFFMEIGADQEEMVRNCFQSLPGFEDLDVVRDYAGLPRVFRCQRTEDGRRKTDRGLRTED; translated from the coding sequence GTGAGAGTTGGTGAACTCCATCATGACCTGATCGGACGGTTACGCCGGGCGATGATCCCGGATCCGGACCTTGAGGCCGCGTTGTTGATGGGCCATGTGCTGGGGATGAGCCGGACCCGGCTTCTCCTGGCCGCGGATTCCGCGGTGGCGCCGGCGGCCCGGGCCGTTATCGAGCAGTTTCTGGCCCGGCGGCTCGGCCGCGAGCCCCTGGCCTATATCCTCGGGGAGTGGGAGTTCTGGTCCCTGGCCTTTACGGTCAGCCCGGCGGTGCTGATCCCCAGACCGGAAACCGAACTGCTGGTGGAACAGGTGCTGGCCGAGTATCGGGAGCAGCCGGAATTCAGTGGCCCGATTCTGGATCTGGGCACTGGCAGCGGCATCCTGGCAGTGGTTCTGGCCCGGGAATTTCCCCGGGCCATGGTCTATGGAGTGGATCGGTCGCCGGCCGCCCTGGCAATTGCCGCCCATAATGCGCAACAACACCGGGTTGCTGATCGAGTTCGTTTGCTTGCCTCCTCCTGGGGAAGCGGCCTGGCCGCGCGGCCTCGGTTTGAGTTAATAGTTGCCAACCCGCCCTATGTGGAGAGCCGGCTCCTTGATCCCGGGATGGCGGATCAGCCCGGCGGCCTGCAACGCGAGGTGGTGGGTCATGAACCCCTCCTGGCCCTGAACGGCGGTACAAAAGGGATGGACTGCATTGAGCGGATCGCCGGGGAACTGGCGGGGCTGCTCCGGCCGGGAGGATGGTTCTTCATGGAGATCGGCGCGGACCAGGAAGAGATGGTACGCAACTGTTTTCAGTCCCTGCCCGGGTTCGAAGACCTGGACGTGGTCCGGGACTATGCCGGGCTGCCGCGGGTCTTCCGGTGTCAGAGGACAGAAGACGGAAGACGGAAGACAGACAGAGGACTGAGGACTGAGGACTGA